The following are from one region of the Arachis duranensis cultivar V14167 chromosome 10, aradu.V14167.gnm2.J7QH, whole genome shotgun sequence genome:
- the LOC107469718 gene encoding uncharacterized protein LOC107469718 translates to METPKKSQTKLTRTQSSLLRCSSPTARSPIHDEQNLLEDEEKNDGNSKKTKIKSKSKKSIKPGSNRLISGPVLGFFGACFLSFYLFYFLSFRFSQEVPTSENVLLALIFVAVFLYLISKNRALIHQTGAALRRLSFSSGGSARPVQWSIGDSEGEQENQEEKSAEKEGVEFFSNGDFYEGEFSGGVGGRKSNGFGVYHYFVGGRYEGEWVDGRYEGFGVEGWARGSRYKGQYRHGLRHGFGVYRFYAGDSYAGEWFNGQSHGIGVQSCNDGSSYVGEFKFGVKHGLGCYHFRNGDRYAGEYFGDKIHGFGVYHFANGHCYEGAWHEGRRQGYGLYTFRNGDKRCGEWDSGNLKNNLPTITDAVLRAVQAARKTAEDAVKVDRKDDQVNKAVIAANKAATAARVAAVKVVQNRMGRKFCDTHL, encoded by the exons ATGGAAACTCCGAAGAAGAGCCAAACCAAGCTGACCCGAACCCAATCCTCTCTTCTACGATGTTCTTCCCCAACCGCCCGATCCCCCATCCACGACGAACAGAACCTtctagaagatgaagagaagaatgaCGGTAACAGCAAGAAAACGAAGATTAAGAGcaagagcaagaagagcatCAAACCCGGTTCGAACCGGTTGATTTCTGGACCGGTTCTTGGCTTCTTTGGTGCATGCTTTCTCTCCTTCTACctcttctacttcctctctttCAGATTCTCCCAGGAGGTACCAACTTCGGAGAACGTTCTCCTCGCGCTGATCTTCGTGGCCGTTTTTCTCTACCTCATCTCAAAGAACAGAGCCCTGATCCACCAAACCGGTGCGGCTCTGAGAAGACTCAGTTTCTCCAGCGGCGGATCCGCTAGGCCGGTTCAGTGGTCTATCGGGGACTCAGAGGGGGAACAAGAGAATCAAGAAGAGAAAAGTGCTGAGAAGGAAGGTGTTGAGTTCTTCAGCAACGGTGATTTCTACGAGGGGGAGTTCTCCGGTGGAGTAGGCGGAAGGAAGAGCAATGGTTTCGGTGTGTACCATTACTTTGTGGGTGGAAGGTATGAAGGGGAATGGGTTGATGGAAGGTATGAGGGGTTTGGGGTTGAAGGGTGGGCCCGGGGGAGCCGCTATAAAGGACAGTATAGGCATGGGTTGAGGCATGGGTTTGGGGTTTATAGGTTCTACGCTGGAGACTCCTATGCTGGGGAATGGTTTAATGGACAGAGCCATGGGATTGGAGTTCAAAGTTGTAATGATGGCAGCTCCTATGTTGGAGagttcaagtttggtgtcaagCATGGTCTTGGGTGTTACCATTTTAG GAATGGAGATAGATATGCAGGGGAGTATTTTGGAGACAAAATACATGGGTTTGGTGTGTACCACTTTGCCAATGGGCATTGTTATGAGGGAGCATGGCATGAAGGGCGTAGGCAAGGTTATGGGTTGTATACTTTCCGAAATGGCGACAAGAGATGTGGTGAATGGGATTCTGGCAACCTCAAGAACAATCTACCAACAATAACTGATGCTGTGCTTCGAGCTGTTCAG GCTGCTAGGAAAACAGCAGAAGATGCTGTGAAAGTTGACCGAAAGGATGACCAGGTGAACAAAGCAGTAATTGCTGCCAACAAAGCTGCAACTGCTGCAAGAGTTGCTGCAGTCAAAGTCGTTCAGAACAGAATGGGTAGGAAATTTTGTGATACTCATCTCTAA